The following are encoded in a window of Arcobacter sp. F2176 genomic DNA:
- a CDS encoding fumarate hydratase, with product MKKITEQDIIESIADACQYISFYHPEDFVKGMVEAYNVEKGEAAKNAIGQILINSKMCAMGHRPLCQDTGSVNIFVKVGLNAPLDIKKELVDLLN from the coding sequence ATGAAAAAAATAACCGAGCAAGATATAATCGAGAGTATAGCAGATGCATGTCAATATATATCGTTTTATCATCCAGAAGATTTTGTAAAAGGAATGGTAGAAGCTTATAATGTAGAAAAAGGTGAAGCTGCAAAAAATGCAATTGGACAAATATTAATAAATTCAAAAATGTGTGCAATGGGTCATAGACCTTTATGTCAAGATACAGGAAGTGTTAATATCTTTGTAAAGGTTGGATTAAATGCTCCTTTAGATATTAAAAAAGAGTTAGTTGATTTATTAAATG